A window of the Poecile atricapillus isolate bPoeAtr1 chromosome 17, bPoeAtr1.hap1, whole genome shotgun sequence genome harbors these coding sequences:
- the C17H17orf80 gene encoding uncharacterized protein C17orf80 homolog isoform X2, which translates to MAAGTELCPHCQRPFKRLRAHLPHCRAAPAPGPGPAPAPGPGPASAARPPPAPPSAKGRSRQPSPATASRAVRDVARSLDLHPEEVRDVPGKLQKGVKVVIERNRARVLREKEPRSGAGAAGSGGGRTEPGPAPHPQRRKTAPKSTGKETPSQGAAGSGSSKGQKSGLKATKAPAEPPGSRNGLGDLVQRGGRDKSTAGEERGQLEIGVGSEPPASASHPRNLLRLSLTEALGGHGQGTSRNELSSLQRPRDIGEQLQGAPEPTVSLGTAPQLALLHIPKIQPPCSAQASGLEWFPELYPDYEGLRIFPGKRFHEDVRIAAQAPQGAFTQGQQGPLSERPLMEVRLGELHTWISTCNFSPQGLLAAAQRAWSSYCAKYIHVRQGGPAGISMLLAGYCLLSYGWNYQHLKRHRWRKYH; encoded by the exons ATGGCGGCGGGGACGGAGCTGTGCCCGCACTGCCAGCGGCCCTTCAAGCGGCTCCGCGCGCACCTCCCGCACTGCAGGGcagcaccggcaccgggaccgggaccggcaccggcaccgggaccgggaccggctTCAGCCGCCCGCCCACCCCCCGCGCCGCCATCGGCCAAGGGAAGGAGCCgccagcccagccccgccaCCGCCTCCCGCGCCGTGAGGGACGTGGCCCGGAGCCTGGATCTGCACCCCGAGGAGGTGCGGGATGTGCCCGGGAAGCTGCAGAAGGGGGTGAAGGTGGTGATCGAGAGGAACCGCGCCAGGGTGCTCCGGGAGAAGGAGCCGCGGAGCGGGGCAGGagcggcggggagcggcgggggaCGGAcggagcccggccccgctcctcaCCCGCAGCGCCgcaaaaccgccccaaaatccACCGGCAAGGAGACCCCGAGCCAGGGAGCCGCGGGGAGCGGGAGCTCCAAGGGACAGAAAAGCGGTTTAAAGGCAACAAAGGCACCTGCAGAGCCCCCCGGGAGCAGAAATGGCCTCGGTGACCTGGTCCAGCGCGGGGGAAGAGACAAATCCACGGCGGGAGAGGAGCGGGGGCAGCTGGAAATTGGGGTGGGATCTGAACCCCCCGCGTCTGCTTCGCATCCCAGGAACCTCCTGCGGCTGTCACTGACGGAGGCGTTGGGAGGTCACGGCCAGGGAACATCCAGAAATGAGCTGAGCAGCCTGCAGAGGCCGCGGGACATcggggagcagctgcagggagccccCGAGCCCACCGTgagcctgggcacagccccgcagctggctctgctccacattcccaaaatccagcccccCTGCTCAGCCCAGGCCTCTGGCTTGGAGTGGTTTCCAGAGCTGTATCCTGATTATGAAGGGCTGAGGATTTTCCCAGGGAAGCGTTTCCACGAGGATGTGAGGATCGCTGCTCAGGCACCCCAGGGTGCTTTCACACAGGGGCAGCAAG GTCCCCTCTCAGAGAGACCCCTGATGGAGGTGAGGCTGGGGGAGTTGCACACCTGGATCAGCACCTGCAACTTCtctccccaggggctgctggcagcagcacagagag CCTGGAGCAGTTACTGTGCCAAGTACATCCACGTGAGGCAGGGGGGACCTGCTGGAATCTCCATGCTCCTGGCTGGGTACTGCCTGCTCAGCTATGGCTGGAACTATCAGCACCTCA AGCGGCACCGCTGGCGAAAATATCACTGA
- the CPSF4L gene encoding putative cleavage and polyadenylation specificity factor subunit 4-like protein, whose product MMQELVAGVEKIRFDSEADVEELGARPLPFLGRAVQGHRGQAGCDRALPGVQGHPRPGGAKPAVCKHWLRGLCKRGDGCGFLHDSDASRMPECCFYSKFGECSNKDCPFLHLDGTASTVGCPWYDRGFCRHGPLCKYKHTRRVMCANYLVGFCPEGPKCKFVHLKAGLMTSSTDPAKEAGYPWGLLQRDLAAAEDMGGEDEPPKEPPPRGTQHLAAPLWDTSCCPQSPQSPMEGGTCSKSGSGSPCASESGRTALGMLLGE is encoded by the exons ATGAtgcaggagctggtggctgGCGTGGAGAAGATCAGGTTTGACTCGGAGGCTGACGTGGAGGAGCTCGGAGCTCGACCCCTGCCCTTCCTGGGG agggctgtgcagggacacaggggacaggctgGCTGTGACAGGGCTCTCCCAGGTGTCCAGGGCCACCCCCGGCCCGGCGGGGCCAAGCCCGCGGTGTGCAAACATTGGCTGCGAGGGCTCTGCAAGAGGGGCGACGGCTGCGGCTTCCTGCACGACTCGGATGCCAGCAGGATGCCCGAGTGCTGCTTCTACTCCAAGTTCG GTGAGTGCAGCAACAAGGACTGTCCCTTCCTGCACCTCGATGGCACCGCCAGCACCGTGGGCTGTCCCTGGTACGACCGAGGCTTCTGCAGGCACG GTCCCCTGTGCAAGTACAAGCACACCAGGAGGGTGATGTGTGCCAACTACCTGGTGGGCTTCTGCCCCGAGGGACCCAAGTGCAAATTCGTGCA cCTCAAGGCCGGGCTGATGACGAGCAGCACAGACCCAGCCAAG GAAGCTGGATATCCATGGGGGCTGCTACAGCGGGatctggctgctgcagaggaCATGGGAGGTGAGGATGAGCCACCCAAGGAGCCACCTCCACGTGGCACCCAGCACCTGGCAGCTCCTCTGTGGGACACCAGCTGCTGCCCCCAGAGCCCACAGAGCCCGATGGAAGGAGGCACCTGCTCCAAg AGCGGATCAGGCAGTCCCTGTGCCAGTGAGAGCGGGAGGACTGcgctgggaatgctgctgggagAGTGA
- the C17H17orf80 gene encoding uncharacterized protein C17orf80 homolog isoform X1: MAAGTELCPHCQRPFKRLRAHLPHCRAAPAPGPGPAPAPGPGPASAARPPPAPPSAKGRSRQPSPATASRAVRDVARSLDLHPEEVRDVPGKLQKGVKVVIERNRARVLREKEPRSGAGAAGSGGGRTEPGPAPHPQRRKTAPKSTGKETPSQGAAGSGSSKGQKSGLKATKAPAEPPGSRNGLGDLVQRGGRDKSTAGEERGQLEIGVGSEPPASASHPRNLLRLSLTEALGGHGQGTSRNELSSLQRPRDIGEQLQGAPEPTVSLGTAPQLALLHIPKIQPPCSAQASGLEWFPELYPDYEGLRIFPGKRFHEDVRIAAQAPQGAFTQGQQGPLSERPLMEVRLGELHTWISTCNFSPQGLLAAAQRAWSSYCAKYIHVRQGGPAGISMLLAGYCLLSYGWNYQHLSKNSLGSPVPGLLPFAALGKPV, encoded by the exons ATGGCGGCGGGGACGGAGCTGTGCCCGCACTGCCAGCGGCCCTTCAAGCGGCTCCGCGCGCACCTCCCGCACTGCAGGGcagcaccggcaccgggaccgggaccggcaccggcaccgggaccgggaccggctTCAGCCGCCCGCCCACCCCCCGCGCCGCCATCGGCCAAGGGAAGGAGCCgccagcccagccccgccaCCGCCTCCCGCGCCGTGAGGGACGTGGCCCGGAGCCTGGATCTGCACCCCGAGGAGGTGCGGGATGTGCCCGGGAAGCTGCAGAAGGGGGTGAAGGTGGTGATCGAGAGGAACCGCGCCAGGGTGCTCCGGGAGAAGGAGCCGCGGAGCGGGGCAGGagcggcggggagcggcgggggaCGGAcggagcccggccccgctcctcaCCCGCAGCGCCgcaaaaccgccccaaaatccACCGGCAAGGAGACCCCGAGCCAGGGAGCCGCGGGGAGCGGGAGCTCCAAGGGACAGAAAAGCGGTTTAAAGGCAACAAAGGCACCTGCAGAGCCCCCCGGGAGCAGAAATGGCCTCGGTGACCTGGTCCAGCGCGGGGGAAGAGACAAATCCACGGCGGGAGAGGAGCGGGGGCAGCTGGAAATTGGGGTGGGATCTGAACCCCCCGCGTCTGCTTCGCATCCCAGGAACCTCCTGCGGCTGTCACTGACGGAGGCGTTGGGAGGTCACGGCCAGGGAACATCCAGAAATGAGCTGAGCAGCCTGCAGAGGCCGCGGGACATcggggagcagctgcagggagccccCGAGCCCACCGTgagcctgggcacagccccgcagctggctctgctccacattcccaaaatccagcccccCTGCTCAGCCCAGGCCTCTGGCTTGGAGTGGTTTCCAGAGCTGTATCCTGATTATGAAGGGCTGAGGATTTTCCCAGGGAAGCGTTTCCACGAGGATGTGAGGATCGCTGCTCAGGCACCCCAGGGTGCTTTCACACAGGGGCAGCAAG GTCCCCTCTCAGAGAGACCCCTGATGGAGGTGAGGCTGGGGGAGTTGCACACCTGGATCAGCACCTGCAACTTCtctccccaggggctgctggcagcagcacagagag CCTGGAGCAGTTACTGTGCCAAGTACATCCACGTGAGGCAGGGGGGACCTGCTGGAATCTCCATGCTCCTGGCTGGGTACTGCCTGCTCAGCTATGGCTGGAACTATCAGCACCTCAGTAAGAATTCCTTGGGCTCTCCTGTTCCAGGACTCCTTCCTTTTGCAGCACTCGGAAAGCCTGTTTAG